From the Fibrobacter sp. UWB10 genome, one window contains:
- the miaA gene encoding tRNA (adenosine(37)-N6)-dimethylallyltransferase MiaA gives MPIVFALVGATGIGKSELSLQLAESFNAEIIGVDSRQVYKGFCIGTAQPDAASLQRVKHHMVDFLPPTETFSAGEFCRQVKNLLAENPEKNYILVGGTGLYVQSLFLGLPKIPAVPESIRKELEDKAASEGADNLYKMACAVDPESAQNVNPNNTLRLVRILEVFQATGRKLSDYQKEREGGIGAVPVFWLQRDRDVLYKRIDARVDQMIKDGWVEEARELSKTVPLTAPAWQSLGYRELLQAKTASEMKNIVEEVKKKTRNYAKRQLTWFRWQLQNTSIDMENAPFEAILSSLSKNA, from the coding sequence ATGCCTATTGTGTTTGCCTTGGTCGGAGCGACCGGAATCGGAAAATCGGAACTGTCCCTGCAACTTGCGGAATCGTTTAATGCCGAAATCATCGGGGTTGATTCTAGACAGGTATACAAAGGCTTTTGCATTGGCACTGCGCAGCCGGACGCTGCTAGCCTGCAACGGGTAAAGCACCACATGGTTGATTTTCTGCCGCCGACTGAAACTTTTTCGGCGGGGGAGTTTTGCCGCCAAGTAAAAAACTTGCTGGCAGAAAATCCCGAAAAGAACTACATCTTGGTCGGTGGTACAGGGCTTTACGTACAAAGTCTTTTTCTTGGACTCCCGAAGATTCCTGCTGTTCCCGAAAGCATTCGTAAAGAGCTAGAAGATAAAGCGGCAAGCGAAGGTGCTGATAATTTATACAAAATGGCTTGCGCGGTAGATCCCGAGTCTGCTCAAAACGTGAATCCGAATAATACGCTGCGCTTGGTGAGAATCCTTGAAGTGTTTCAGGCGACAGGGCGCAAGTTGTCGGATTATCAGAAGGAACGTGAAGGCGGAATTGGGGCGGTTCCTGTCTTTTGGTTGCAACGGGACCGAGATGTTTTGTACAAACGAATTGATGCCCGCGTAGACCAGATGATAAAAGACGGTTGGGTAGAAGAGGCTCGCGAACTCTCTAAAACAGTGCCGCTTACGGCCCCTGCATGGCAAAGTTTGGGCTATCGCGAACTTTTGCAGGCGAAAACAGCCTCTGAAATGAAGAATATTGTTGAAGAAGTCAAGAAAAAGACCCGCAATTATGCCAAAAGGCAGTTGACATGGTTCCGTTGGCAACTTCAGAACACTTCGATTGACATGGAAAATGCCCCTTTTGAGGCAATTTTGTCCAGTCTTTCAAAAAACGCTTAA
- a CDS encoding divergent polysaccharide deacetylase family protein, with protein sequence MGKMKHILAIIIVLLILIGGFVFALPMLTELYKTKVEGKLIQKDSTEEQAEKQDTRSFEEKMDAALSPLQVSYSKRKKRHIWTMGGGETVIMYLLQLKRFVDKNGGKILYMEEIYNLDPSIFQAAQVDLLNDKGDSLKLELQVSRNEFKPGASLLAVAFQVTSLTPELIVALKKLEYPYDLLIPPFGLSDEEYKSLDKINNMSETLWLTLESTKLNKAHNKLRPLRIHHTEEQIETVIGDARTKFPQARGIVSRYGEQAVEHKQLLQAILKPAKDRGLWFMDISANKRSIVMQTCKELEMKCKTATAYNRENSSIDDYTKAKIREAKRNGLAVMILPLNTSSIEKLSDLPAKAKAQGTTLINLSTFMKK encoded by the coding sequence ATGGGAAAAATGAAACACATTCTTGCCATAATTATTGTTTTGCTGATTTTAATCGGAGGGTTCGTATTCGCGCTCCCGATGCTTACCGAGCTTTATAAGACAAAGGTAGAAGGCAAGCTTATTCAAAAAGATTCGACAGAGGAACAGGCCGAAAAACAAGACACCCGTTCGTTCGAAGAAAAAATGGACGCAGCCCTATCTCCTTTACAGGTAAGCTACTCCAAACGCAAGAAGCGCCATATATGGACTATGGGCGGCGGCGAAACAGTCATTATGTATTTGTTGCAGCTCAAGCGATTCGTCGACAAAAACGGCGGCAAGATTCTTTATATGGAAGAAATCTACAACCTGGATCCTTCCATTTTCCAGGCTGCACAAGTGGACCTTTTAAACGATAAAGGCGATTCACTCAAACTGGAACTTCAAGTCTCCCGCAACGAATTCAAGCCGGGCGCATCGCTGCTTGCAGTCGCCTTCCAGGTTACCAGCTTGACACCCGAACTGATTGTCGCCCTCAAGAAACTGGAATACCCCTACGACCTGCTGATTCCGCCATTCGGTTTAAGTGACGAAGAATACAAGAGTCTAGACAAAATAAACAACATGAGCGAGACACTTTGGCTCACGTTGGAATCCACCAAATTGAACAAGGCCCACAACAAGCTAAGACCCCTACGCATTCACCACACCGAAGAACAAATCGAGACCGTGATTGGGGACGCACGCACCAAGTTCCCGCAGGCAAGGGGAATCGTATCGCGCTATGGCGAACAGGCTGTAGAACACAAACAGCTTTTACAGGCCATTTTGAAGCCCGCCAAGGATCGCGGACTCTGGTTTATGGATATTTCGGCAAACAAGCGTTCCATTGTCATGCAGACTTGTAAAGAACTTGAAATGAAATGCAAAACCGCCACTGCCTACAACCGTGAAAACAGCTCGATAGACGACTATACCAAGGCAAAAATCAGGGAAGCGAAGCGAAACGGACTTGCCGTCATGATTCTCCCCTTAAATACAAGCTCTATCGAAAAATTGAGCGATTTGCCGGCAAAAGCGAAAGCCCAGGGTACCACTCTAATAAATTTATCTACTTTTATGAAGAAATGA